The Prevotella fusca JCM 17724 genome includes a window with the following:
- a CDS encoding TetR/AcrR family transcriptional regulator, giving the protein MRNREQTAQRILEAVGSIIENQGFEKVGINAIAAEAGVSKMLIYRYFGGLEELVTQYLLQKDYWANTDIDDINREAVGESIKSMFCRQIEQLRNDVTLRRLYRWELYSNNVNIQQLRDKREENGCNIIRMVSALTGCSDTKVAALASILSASISYLALMEDQCQTYNGICLQTDEGWDQLVQGIEMIIDLWIKSFHE; this is encoded by the coding sequence ATGAGAAATAGGGAACAGACAGCGCAAAGAATCCTCGAAGCAGTTGGGAGTATTATAGAGAATCAAGGCTTCGAGAAGGTTGGAATCAATGCTATTGCTGCCGAAGCTGGTGTTTCTAAGATGCTTATTTATAGGTATTTTGGCGGACTTGAAGAATTGGTTACGCAGTATTTACTCCAGAAGGACTACTGGGCTAATACAGATATTGATGATATTAATCGGGAAGCGGTGGGTGAGAGTATTAAAAGTATGTTCTGCAGGCAGATAGAGCAGCTCCGAAATGATGTAACGTTAAGGCGGTTGTATCGGTGGGAATTGTATAGTAATAATGTGAATATCCAGCAACTTAGAGATAAGCGAGAGGAGAATGGCTGCAATATAATCAGGATGGTAAGTGCATTGACGGGTTGTTCTGACACCAAAGTGGCTGCCTTAGCCAGCATTCTATCGGCTTCAATCAGTTATTTGGCATTGATGGAAGACCAGTGTCAGACGTATAATGGTATTTGTCTGCAGACAGATGAGGGGTGGGACCAGCTTGTGCAGGGTATAGAAATGATAATTGATTTATGGATAAAAAGTTTTCATGAATGA
- a CDS encoding TonB-dependent receptor: protein MKRIILFTAALTCVAGIKAQTMTDTLKQQLLDEVIVAGVRASKSAPYAVSNIKKTELEAFSKSGREMPFLLAQTPGVLAWGENGLGTGTAAMRIRGAAGSRINITLDGVSLNSPEDQTVFWANMNSYASLMGSVQIQRGIGTSTNGDGAFGGSVSLATSAPSRQPSVEVSGSYGSYNTYNAGVKFSTGLLFNHLVFDGAYHETATDGYIHGTSGRSGSYYGGLTWLGDNFRISYKNIGNFEKTGQAWNGVVTGSNDLSLMDGTYGAKTGITTYKDMYERGLGKFNQLYEYLQTDAKGAFIKDANGNYQTARYTMRDGSFWNKTTDNFYQNHNLLSFVFQPSSHWSHNITLHYTYGYGYYSEFKHNTKFAKFGLAFTDSNGKFIKKSDFVRRKGLSQHTYGIVYTSNYKDENWDVTGGLNLQQFHGSHFGYLTYIKNEEADAKYRAGGKDYKYYDSDAHKYDYSGFFKAKYNFADYWNVFMDLQIRHVEYMTDGQNDRFYKAGSGYQNQLLDISERYDFVNPKAGISYYRGGHKAYASIAYANREPERNNFTNNGSYPAPSPERMMDIEMGYQFNGKNWRTGVNLYYMDYNNQFVQTGAQSDIGENLTTNIKNSYRMGAEIEAGWSPLSWLTVEGNAALSRNIIKDFDEMASVDWESSFRKIHYNHSTLAFSPSAILNGMLNLHYKDFEAVWHTNFVSRQYLDNTENMTRSLPCYSQTNVNLSYILRPTKHIVGLKEAVFGVNLNNIFNRHYAASGWVYSSILDNDGHPNENRYTQIGFIPMAGFNVMGNVTLKF, encoded by the coding sequence ATGAAAAGAATTATCCTGTTTACTGCTGCACTGACCTGCGTGGCAGGTATAAAGGCGCAAACAATGACTGACACGCTGAAACAACAGCTGCTTGACGAGGTCATTGTGGCGGGTGTGCGTGCATCAAAGAGTGCTCCATACGCTGTGTCTAACATCAAAAAAACTGAACTTGAAGCGTTCTCTAAGAGTGGACGTGAAATGCCATTCCTCCTTGCTCAGACTCCGGGCGTATTGGCTTGGGGCGAGAACGGACTCGGAACGGGTACGGCAGCGATGCGCATTCGTGGTGCTGCGGGTAGTAGAATCAATATTACGTTAGACGGAGTATCGCTCAATTCACCTGAGGACCAGACCGTTTTCTGGGCAAACATGAACTCCTACGCTTCGCTCATGGGCAGTGTACAGATACAGCGTGGTATCGGAACATCAACCAATGGTGACGGTGCTTTCGGTGGTTCGGTGTCGTTGGCGACGAGTGCACCAAGCCGACAACCAAGCGTGGAGGTGAGTGGTTCATACGGCTCATACAATACGTATAACGCTGGTGTGAAGTTCTCTACGGGTCTGCTGTTCAATCATCTTGTCTTCGACGGAGCTTATCACGAGACTGCGACAGATGGATATATACATGGTACAAGCGGTCGTTCGGGTTCTTATTATGGTGGTCTGACTTGGTTGGGCGACAACTTCCGCATCAGTTATAAGAACATCGGCAACTTTGAGAAGACTGGTCAGGCATGGAACGGTGTCGTTACGGGTAGCAATGACTTGAGCCTGATGGATGGCACTTACGGTGCAAAGACAGGCATCACAACCTATAAAGATATGTATGAAAGAGGTTTGGGCAAGTTTAATCAACTTTATGAATATCTGCAGACCGATGCCAAGGGGGCTTTCATCAAAGATGCAAACGGCAACTATCAGACAGCCCGTTACACGATGCGTGACGGCTCATTCTGGAACAAGACGACGGATAATTTCTATCAGAATCACAACCTCCTATCGTTTGTTTTCCAGCCATCAAGCCACTGGAGTCACAACATAACACTGCATTACACCTATGGTTACGGTTATTACAGCGAATTCAAGCATAACACAAAGTTTGCGAAATTCGGCTTGGCATTCACGGACAGCAATGGTAAGTTTATCAAGAAGTCTGACTTCGTACGCCGTAAAGGCTTGTCACAGCACACATACGGCATCGTTTACACCAGCAACTACAAGGACGAGAACTGGGATGTAACGGGCGGACTGAACCTTCAGCAGTTCCATGGCAGCCACTTCGGCTACCTCACTTATATAAAGAATGAGGAGGCGGATGCGAAGTATCGTGCTGGTGGAAAGGATTATAAGTATTACGACTCTGACGCACATAAGTATGATTACAGCGGATTCTTCAAGGCAAAATACAACTTTGCAGACTATTGGAACGTGTTTATGGATTTGCAGATTCGCCACGTGGAGTATATGACAGATGGTCAGAACGACCGTTTCTATAAAGCGGGAAGTGGCTATCAGAACCAGCTCTTGGACATTAGCGAGCGTTATGACTTCGTCAATCCGAAAGCCGGCATCAGCTATTATCGTGGCGGTCACAAGGCTTACGCATCTATTGCGTACGCTAATCGTGAGCCAGAACGTAACAACTTCACCAACAACGGTAGCTATCCCGCACCTTCGCCAGAGCGTATGATGGATATTGAAATGGGCTATCAGTTCAACGGAAAGAACTGGCGCACAGGTGTAAATCTCTATTATATGGACTATAACAACCAGTTTGTACAGACGGGTGCACAGAGTGATATTGGTGAGAATCTGACCACAAACATCAAGAACAGCTACCGAATGGGTGCTGAGATAGAGGCTGGATGGAGCCCACTGTCATGGTTGACCGTTGAGGGTAACGCTGCCCTGAGCCGCAATATCATCAAGGACTTTGACGAGATGGCAAGTGTAGACTGGGAGTCTTCATTCCGTAAGATTCATTACAACCACTCTACTTTGGCGTTCTCACCATCTGCTATCCTCAATGGTATGCTCAATCTCCATTACAAAGACTTTGAGGCTGTATGGCATACAAACTTCGTAAGTCGTCAGTATCTGGATAATACTGAGAACATGACGCGTTCGCTGCCATGCTATTCACAGACGAATGTCAACCTTAGCTATATCCTCCGTCCTACCAAGCACATTGTCGGTTTGAAGGAAGCTGTCTTCGGTGTGAACCTCAACAACATCTTCAACCGTCATTATGCAGCCAGTGGATGGGTGTACAGCTCTATCCTCGACAACGACGGTCATCCTAATGAGAACCGCTATACACAGATTGGTTTCATCCCAATGGCAGGCTTTAATGTGATGGGGAATGTTACGTTGAAGTTCTAA
- a CDS encoding SLBB domain-containing protein produces the protein MKKYILLVLLTICALNGFAQSSMTDTQVMDFVQKEHKKGTPQAQIVTKLMQNGVDISQIRRVRDTFLKMQKGNAAFGATKESNTTDRSRTNNGQTTPGKSKRQIAEATLDDYNANELEVSRYSEGRISPNRSWTNTYDENDGEYLKMQAEMNEWMPQDTVILYENLLKQLSRNRKKVWGRDIFNNKSLSFEPNMNMALPSNYRIGPGDAVFIDVYGASQKSYQTTVAPDGFVTLDGFGPVQVSGLTVAQANNRIREKLGKRYSSSSIRLSVGQTHTIMVNVVGEVKTPGTYTLSAFATVFNALYMAGGIGDLGTLRNIKVYRGGSLISTVDVYDFLRRGHLSGNVRLADNDVIVVGPYEMLAQISGKVKRPMFYEMKRGESLGTLIGYAGGFSGDAYTRSVRVRRKTGRQYSIFNVNEFDMRNFRVSDEDSISVDSVIPRYENMVEIKGAVFRPGMYEVGGRINSVRGLIEAADGLTEVAFAPHAVLHRKKADRTLEVISVDVDGILTGRVADIPMQNEDVLFIPTRTDAQEQRTITIHGEVLYPGIYQYADNESLEDFILQAGGLKQTASTVRVDVSRRITNPQALAPDSIIARTYSFSLRDGFVIDGAPGFVLEPFDEVYVRKSPGTTNQQNVSIEGEVLFAGNYTLTSRKMRLSDIYKAAGGATDLGYIKGARLERRPTPSERIRMENAYKMQLEQQRKNMVNLAVKTKDAGVLQAVEQNNKKLEEKFQIPDVYPVGIELDKAIANPGSDADIVLREGDRIVIPQYNGTVKINGAVMFPNSVGYVEGKNVAYYIDQAGGFASDAKKSNTYILYMNGMLAKVGHNAKVRPGCEIIVPTKVQSKMSLAETLSVGSSAASIAAVIATIANLLK, from the coding sequence ATGAAGAAATATATTCTACTCGTATTGCTCACGATATGCGCCTTGAATGGCTTTGCACAGTCGTCCATGACGGATACACAGGTAATGGACTTCGTGCAGAAAGAGCATAAGAAGGGGACTCCACAGGCACAGATTGTCACAAAGCTCATGCAGAACGGCGTAGACATCTCACAGATACGACGTGTGAGAGATACGTTCTTGAAAATGCAGAAAGGAAATGCTGCTTTTGGGGCAACGAAAGAAAGCAACACGACTGACCGCAGTCGTACTAACAACGGACAGACAACTCCGGGAAAGAGTAAGAGACAGATTGCAGAAGCGACACTTGACGACTACAACGCAAATGAGCTGGAGGTGAGCAGATACTCTGAAGGACGCATCTCGCCTAATCGCTCATGGACAAACACATACGATGAGAATGATGGCGAATACCTGAAGATGCAGGCTGAAATGAATGAGTGGATGCCACAAGATACTGTAATACTATATGAGAACTTACTGAAGCAGCTGAGCCGTAACCGTAAAAAGGTCTGGGGGCGTGACATCTTCAATAATAAGAGCCTTTCTTTTGAACCAAACATGAACATGGCGCTGCCCAGCAACTACCGTATAGGCCCTGGTGATGCTGTGTTTATCGATGTATATGGAGCTTCACAGAAATCGTATCAGACGACCGTCGCACCTGACGGTTTCGTCACCCTGGACGGTTTTGGTCCTGTTCAGGTGAGTGGGTTGACCGTAGCACAGGCTAACAACCGCATACGTGAAAAGCTGGGCAAGCGGTACAGCAGTTCGAGTATTCGCCTCTCTGTAGGTCAGACACATACGATTATGGTGAACGTTGTTGGCGAGGTGAAGACACCAGGAACCTACACCCTGTCAGCCTTTGCCACGGTATTCAACGCACTTTATATGGCAGGTGGTATCGGTGATTTGGGTACATTGCGTAACATTAAAGTGTACAGAGGAGGCTCGCTCATCAGTACTGTTGACGTGTATGACTTCCTTCGACGGGGACATCTGAGCGGCAACGTGCGTCTGGCAGATAACGATGTTATCGTTGTTGGTCCTTACGAAATGCTTGCACAGATTAGTGGTAAGGTGAAACGTCCGATGTTCTATGAAATGAAACGTGGCGAAAGTCTTGGTACGCTTATCGGTTATGCTGGTGGTTTCTCTGGTGATGCCTATACCCGTTCGGTTCGTGTACGTAGAAAGACAGGTCGCCAATACTCTATCTTCAATGTCAACGAGTTTGATATGCGAAACTTCCGTGTGTCAGATGAGGACTCTATCAGCGTAGATTCTGTTATTCCGAGATATGAGAACATGGTTGAAATCAAGGGAGCTGTGTTCCGTCCGGGTATGTACGAGGTTGGTGGACGTATCAACAGCGTGCGTGGATTGATTGAAGCAGCGGACGGACTGACTGAAGTGGCATTCGCTCCACATGCCGTATTGCATCGTAAGAAGGCTGACCGCACGCTGGAAGTGATTTCTGTTGATGTGGATGGTATCCTTACAGGGCGTGTTGCTGACATACCAATGCAGAATGAGGATGTGCTCTTTATTCCTACTCGCACGGATGCCCAGGAACAGCGAACAATAACCATTCATGGTGAGGTACTCTATCCAGGTATCTACCAATACGCTGACAATGAGTCGTTGGAAGACTTTATCTTGCAGGCAGGAGGATTGAAACAGACGGCATCAACGGTAAGGGTGGATGTGTCACGTCGCATCACCAATCCGCAGGCACTTGCCCCAGATTCCATCATTGCACGCACTTATTCCTTCTCGTTGCGTGACGGATTCGTCATTGATGGTGCACCGGGATTCGTACTTGAGCCTTTCGATGAAGTGTATGTCCGCAAGAGTCCGGGTACGACTAACCAACAGAATGTTAGCATTGAGGGGGAAGTGTTATTCGCAGGAAACTATACACTGACCTCAAGAAAGATGCGTCTGAGCGACATATATAAGGCAGCAGGCGGTGCAACTGACCTCGGCTATATTAAAGGTGCACGCTTAGAGCGTCGCCCCACGCCAAGCGAACGTATACGCATGGAGAATGCTTACAAGATGCAGTTGGAACAGCAACGTAAGAATATGGTCAACTTAGCCGTGAAGACCAAGGATGCTGGTGTGCTTCAGGCAGTAGAGCAGAATAATAAGAAGTTAGAGGAGAAATTCCAAATCCCTGACGTATATCCTGTTGGTATCGAGTTAGATAAGGCGATTGCTAATCCAGGAAGTGATGCCGACATCGTTCTGCGTGAGGGCGACCGTATCGTTATCCCACAATATAACGGAACAGTCAAGATCAATGGTGCTGTTATGTTCCCTAACTCTGTCGGCTATGTTGAAGGCAAGAATGTAGCTTATTACATTGATCAGGCAGGTGGCTTTGCCAGTGATGCCAAGAAGAGCAACACTTATATCCTTTATATGAACGGCATGTTAGCGAAGGTAGGACATAATGCCAAGGTACGCCCTGGTTGCGAAATCATTGTTCCGACAAAGGTACAGAGCAAGATGAGCCTTGCTGAAACCCTCAGCGTCGGTTCAAGTGCAGCCAGCATCGCAGCCGTCATTGCCACGATTGCAAACTTGCTGAAGTAA
- a CDS encoding Acg family FMN-binding oxidoreductase: protein MNEKIGSCINYFMGIMSDVMAQNADYLFMIENATKAPSGHNTQPWLFRIGESEIDIYPNFSRELIAVDPRHRELFISLGCATENLCVAAQQKGYRTEVRVTNDSVIRILIAKDENVQTGTSLFPQIAVRQTNRSVYNGKIIPEDSIFQLKSIAVEPSVNVHFYKNGTLDYARIADMIYAGNRLQMNDKAFKTELAEWMRYNKKHQNKTRDGLSYATFGAPNVPLFIAKFVMSKAVNERIQNKGDREKIASSSHFVLFTTKDDTVEQWIALGRTLERLLLRSTKMNIANAYFNQPNEEAGLARDMAKLLQISNEYPTILIRLGYGKQMPYSLRRDYRLCILPTE from the coding sequence ATGAATGAAAAGATTGGTAGTTGTATTAATTATTTTATGGGTATTATGAGTGATGTTATGGCGCAGAATGCGGATTATCTGTTTATGATTGAGAATGCAACCAAGGCTCCGTCGGGGCATAATACACAGCCTTGGCTGTTTAGGATAGGAGAGTCGGAGATTGATATATATCCTAATTTCTCACGAGAATTGATTGCTGTTGATCCCCGTCATCGTGAGTTATTCATCAGTCTGGGCTGTGCTACAGAGAATCTTTGCGTTGCAGCACAGCAGAAAGGGTATCGGACGGAAGTACGAGTTACCAATGATTCGGTTATTCGGATCCTGATTGCAAAGGATGAGAATGTGCAGACTGGTACCTCATTATTCCCTCAGATTGCTGTAAGACAGACGAATAGAAGCGTTTATAACGGTAAGATAATCCCAGAGGATAGTATTTTTCAGCTTAAAAGCATAGCTGTGGAACCGTCTGTCAACGTACATTTTTATAAGAATGGAACACTTGATTATGCCAGGATAGCCGATATGATTTATGCTGGAAATAGGCTGCAGATGAATGATAAAGCATTTAAAACTGAGCTTGCAGAGTGGATGCGTTATAATAAGAAACATCAGAATAAGACACGGGATGGCTTGAGTTATGCTACTTTCGGGGCTCCGAATGTACCTCTTTTTATAGCTAAATTTGTTATGTCGAAGGCTGTTAATGAGAGAATACAGAATAAAGGGGATCGGGAAAAGATAGCTTCTTCTTCCCATTTTGTGCTGTTTACGACGAAAGACGACACAGTTGAACAGTGGATAGCACTCGGTAGAACCTTGGAACGACTGCTCCTGCGTTCTACGAAAATGAACATAGCGAATGCTTATTTCAATCAGCCTAATGAAGAGGCAGGGCTTGCTAGGGATATGGCAAAGTTGCTTCAGATATCCAATGAATACCCGACTATTCTTATAAGATTGGGTTATGGGAAGCAGATGCCTTATTCGTTAAGGCGTGATTATAGGTTGTGTATTCTTCCAACGGAATAA
- the dinB gene encoding DNA polymerase IV, whose protein sequence is MRKIIHIDMDAFFASVEQRDNPDLRGKPVAVGFDGPRGVVSTASYEARTYGVRSAMSMAQAKRRCPQLIVVSSHFDRYKEVSRQVHAVFHEYTDLVEPISLDEAFLDVTENKKGIELAVDIAKEIKQKIFERTSLTASAGVSYNKLLAKIASDMRKPNGIFTVHPERALDFIGRLPVEKLWGVGPKTARRMHDMGVFTGEQLRQISRSHLVQVFGKMGNVYYDFSRGIDNRPVIVEYERKSVGCERTFLEDLHIESKIIIELYHVTLELVERIKKNDFKGRTLTLKLKWDATTQITRSLTQEKVLRTKDDILPLAKQLLKDTEYHDHPIRLMGLSVSSPDSNDKYEQSRPKWIEGLLPFKR, encoded by the coding sequence ATGCGCAAAATAATTCATATAGATATGGATGCCTTTTTTGCTTCGGTGGAGCAAAGGGACAATCCCGACCTCCGTGGGAAGCCGGTAGCTGTGGGTTTCGACGGACCTCGTGGCGTCGTCTCCACTGCCAGCTACGAGGCACGTACCTATGGCGTACGCTCTGCTATGTCAATGGCACAGGCAAAACGGCGTTGCCCGCAGCTGATAGTTGTTTCTTCGCATTTTGACAGGTATAAAGAGGTTTCACGACAGGTTCATGCCGTTTTCCATGAATATACTGATTTGGTCGAGCCCATCTCACTTGATGAGGCTTTCCTTGATGTGACGGAGAATAAAAAAGGGATAGAACTTGCCGTTGACATTGCTAAGGAAATCAAGCAGAAGATATTTGAGCGTACTTCGCTGACTGCCTCGGCTGGTGTCAGTTACAATAAGCTGTTAGCTAAGATAGCCTCTGATATGCGCAAACCGAATGGAATTTTCACGGTGCATCCCGAACGTGCGCTCGATTTTATCGGGCGGTTGCCTGTGGAGAAACTGTGGGGCGTAGGTCCGAAGACAGCAAGACGGATGCACGACATGGGTGTATTTACAGGTGAGCAGTTACGGCAGATTTCGCGTTCACACCTCGTGCAGGTGTTCGGCAAGATGGGTAATGTCTACTATGATTTCTCACGTGGCATAGACAATCGTCCCGTCATTGTTGAGTATGAACGTAAGTCAGTGGGGTGTGAGCGCACTTTTCTTGAGGATTTGCACATAGAGTCGAAGATTATCATCGAACTCTATCATGTCACTTTGGAATTAGTTGAACGAATCAAGAAGAACGACTTTAAGGGTAGAACGCTCACACTAAAACTGAAGTGGGATGCCACAACGCAGATAACACGCAGCCTTACACAGGAGAAAGTTCTCCGAACAAAAGACGACATCCTGCCCCTTGCCAAGCAGCTGCTGAAGGATACAGAATATCATGACCACCCGATCCGCTTGATGGGACTGTCTGTTTCATCGCCCGATTCAAATGACAAATACGAGCAAAGCCGTCCCAAATGGATTGAAGGCTTGCTTCCTTTCAAGAGATAA
- a CDS encoding thiamine diphosphokinase, protein MIINDKENNKEQRNSLSPNEHSVRLPPPLEGLGEVSSVRHSPPFRGVGGGFLEGLGEDSFSAVILAAGDFPNHVLPLRILRTTENLIACDGALEELLEYEIEPTAVVGDGDSLSEELKQRYAHIYHPISEQEFNDLTKATLFARSHLKMDASTHTRPCFCYLGATGKREDHTLGNISLMLYYYRQLGINPVMITDYGYFVPASGTTRFDSFPGQQVSIFNATCKELISNGLKWDIYPFTELWQGILNEALSNEFTIHADGDYLIYRTHKI, encoded by the coding sequence ATGATTATCAATGACAAAGAGAATAACAAGGAACAACGAAATTCCCTATCACCCAACGAGCATTCCGTCAGGCTTCCCCCTCCTCTGGAAGGGTTAGGGGAAGTTTCTTCCGTCAGGCACTCCCCTCCTTTCAGAGGAGTGGGGGGAGGCTTTTTGGAGGGGTTAGGGGAGGACTCCTTTTCCGCCGTCATCCTTGCTGCAGGCGACTTTCCCAATCACGTTCTTCCTCTTCGCATCCTACGTACTACGGAGAATCTGATTGCATGTGACGGTGCTTTGGAAGAATTACTTGAATATGAGATAGAACCGACAGCTGTGGTAGGTGATGGCGATTCGCTTTCCGAAGAACTTAAGCAACGCTATGCGCACATCTATCATCCGATTTCAGAGCAGGAGTTTAACGACCTCACCAAGGCTACCCTCTTTGCCCGTTCACATCTGAAGATGGATGCGTCTACACATACTCGTCCCTGCTTCTGTTACCTCGGAGCAACAGGGAAACGTGAGGATCACACGTTGGGCAACATATCCCTCATGCTCTATTATTATCGTCAGTTAGGCATCAACCCCGTAATGATAACCGACTACGGGTATTTCGTACCAGCATCGGGTACAACTCGCTTTGACTCTTTCCCCGGACAGCAAGTCAGTATCTTCAATGCAACCTGCAAAGAGCTGATTAGCAACGGACTCAAATGGGACATCTATCCATTCACCGAACTATGGCAGGGAATCTTGAACGAAGCTCTCTCAAACGAATTTACTATCCATGCGGACGGAGATTACCTGATATACCGCACCCATAAAATATAA
- a CDS encoding sugar transferase — protein MRENGSHDAMGKLQRCFKRAFDIAAALTGIIICSPVFLVISILVTYQGNGPIFFRQIRIGYKGRPFAIFKFRTMSSVVEEEGPQLVAKCDSTNSTRLERFLRGHHLDELPQLWNVLRGDMSFVGPRPERKFFIDKIMEHTDRYQLIYEMRPGLTSEATLYNGYTDTMEKMLRRMEMDIHYLEHRTLWLDLTIIIKTVLNIVTGKKF, from the coding sequence ATGAGAGAAAACGGGAGTCATGATGCGATGGGTAAACTGCAACGCTGCTTCAAACGAGCCTTCGACATAGCAGCTGCGCTTACAGGCATCATTATCTGTTCACCGGTATTTCTCGTCATAAGCATCCTTGTCACTTATCAGGGCAACGGTCCGATATTCTTCCGACAGATTCGTATCGGATATAAAGGACGCCCCTTTGCCATCTTCAAGTTCCGTACAATGAGCAGTGTCGTTGAGGAAGAAGGACCGCAGCTTGTTGCCAAGTGTGACAGCACGAACTCTACCCGGCTGGAACGGTTCCTGCGTGGACATCATCTGGACGAACTGCCGCAGCTTTGGAATGTACTGCGAGGTGACATGTCATTCGTAGGTCCGCGTCCCGAACGTAAGTTCTTTATCGATAAAATCATGGAACATACTGACCGCTACCAGCTCATCTATGAGATGCGGCCGGGACTGACATCAGAGGCAACACTCTACAATGGTTATACCGATACGATGGAGAAGATGCTCCGACGAATGGAAATGGACATCCATTATCTGGAGCACCGCACATTGTGGCTTGACCTGACTATCATCATCAAAACTGTTCTCAATATCGTTACTGGAAAAAAATTCTAA
- the pnuC gene encoding nicotinamide riboside transporter PnuC, producing MTLDMLGCIVGLIYIYQEYKASIWLWLTGIIMPVIYMFVYYEAGLYADFGMQIYYTLAAIYGFLYWKFGREKDGEEIPITRYPHRLIFPSLLAFLLIWGALYLILINFTNSNVPVLDSFGNALSFIGLWALAKKYIEQWWIWIVVDIELAGLYLYKEIPFTAGLYAFYAVIAVAGYYKWKRSLPQPLQKEGSA from the coding sequence ATGACATTAGACATGCTGGGCTGCATCGTCGGCCTAATTTACATCTACCAGGAATACAAAGCGAGTATATGGCTTTGGTTGACGGGCATTATCATGCCTGTCATCTATATGTTTGTCTATTACGAGGCTGGGCTGTATGCAGACTTTGGAATGCAGATTTACTATACATTGGCAGCCATCTATGGCTTCTTGTATTGGAAATTCGGACGGGAAAAGGATGGCGAGGAAATCCCTATCACACGTTACCCACATCGGTTGATATTCCCTTCCCTACTCGCTTTCCTACTCATCTGGGGCGCACTCTACCTCATCCTCATCAACTTCACCAACTCCAACGTACCAGTATTAGACAGCTTCGGCAACGCACTCAGTTTCATCGGACTATGGGCATTGGCAAAGAAATACATCGAACAATGGTGGATATGGATTGTTGTTGACATCGAGCTGGCAGGGCTTTACTTATATAAAGAGATTCCTTTCACCGCAGGACTCTATGCCTTTTATGCCGTTATTGCTGTGGCAGGATACTATAAGTGGAAGAGAAGCCTCCCCCAACCCCTCCAAAAGGAGGGGAGTGCCTAA